One segment of Castanea sativa cultivar Marrone di Chiusa Pesio chromosome 3, ASM4071231v1 DNA contains the following:
- the LOC142627093 gene encoding putative RNA-dependent RNA polymerase 1, which produces MDIIALHSGYQTSRETFSVLWKQENVFVRFDSKMRNLYFYFSDLSEKFKLELSYENIWKIELHHPRGQAEKFLLIQLLGAPRIYVEDHTRHWVREVDLTPLCCIGQSSALCLELPREGQLPNFHGDFVSYKKNEGPFVMKQGIALSCSSGLVPIVNPPKGFDLPYKILFKVNSLIQHGCLPGQAIDASFYRLVDPKRIKVEYIESALDKLSHVKEYCYEPVSWLKEQYTKYATSRRLLNTAAISLNDGLVYVHRVQITPSKVYFCGPEVNLSNRVLRNYPKDLDNFLRVSFVDEDLDKLHATVLSSCASSANGERQTGIYDRILSTLRNGIVIGGKKFEFLAYSNSQLRENSVWMFASRTGLTAANIREWMGDFHEIRNVAKYAARLGQSFSSSRETVSISRHEVENIPDVEVERKGIPYCFSDGIGKISAKLAREVAAKCGLENSVPSAFQIRYGGYKGVVAVDPTSSMKLSLRKSMCKYKSGNIKLDVLEWSRYQPCFLNRQIITLLSTLGVMDRVFEKKQKEAIEQLDALLTDPLSSQEALELIFPGERTKVLKEMLLCGYQPHTEPFLSMMLQTLRASKLLELQLKSRIFIPNGRCMMGCLDETRTLEYGQIFVQISRSSRQLSNDFSHMFRTSSSNPNNLIFEGEVVVAKNPCLHPGDVRVLKAIDVPALHHLADCVVFPQKGKRPHPNECSGSDLDGDLYFVCWDPDLIPPRQIQPMEYIGVKTKPLDHDVTIEEVQEYFVDYILNDRLGIIDNAHIVFADSEPRGAMSRKCIELAKLHSIAVDFPKSGIVVEIPYYLRVKVYPDFMEKPDKRTYKSERVIGKLFREVKDLASLKSPVTPFTSEVAKQCYDPDMEVDGFKDYISDAIYYKREYDHKLGSLMDYYAIETEAEILSGNILTISKSFDKRRDLEQINYAVMALRKEARSWFHKGSESNSETDIVNAKAKASAWYHVTYHYSYWGCCNEGMDRAHFLSFPWCVFDKLIQIKKDKLRNIIA; this is translated from the exons TTACTTGGAGCTCCTCGAATTTATGTGGAAGATCATACTCGTCATTGGGTCCGAGAAGTTGATTTAACTCCGTTGTGCTGCATTGGCCAATCTTCTGCTCTATGTTTGGAGCTCCCACGGGAAGGCCAGcttccaaattttcatggagatTTTGTCTCTTATAAGAAAAATGAGGGCCCTTTTGTTATGAAGCAAGGCATTGCTCTCTCTTGCAGTTCAGGACTAGTCCCTATCGTGAATCCACCCAAAGGCTTTGACTTGCCTTATAAAATCTTGTTTAAGGTCAACTCCCTAATTCAACATGGCTGTCTTCCTGGGCAAGCAATTGATGCCAGTTTTTATCGGTTAGTTGATCCAAAGAGAATAAAAGTTGAGTATATAGAAAGCGCCCTAGACAAACTGTCTCATGTGAAAGAATACTGCTATGAACCTGTAAGCTGGCTTAAGGAGCAGTACACAAAGTATGCCACATCGAGGCGACTTCTTAACACTGCTGCCATATCTTTAAATGATGGGTTGGTATATGTACACAGGGTCCAAATAACTCCATCTAAAGTGTATTTCTGTGGTCCTGAGGTGAATCTCTCCAATCGTGTGTTACGCAACTATCCTAAGGATCTTGATAACTTTCTTCGTGTTTCGTTTGTTGACGAGGACTTGGATAAACTACACGCAACAGTTTTATCATCGTGTGCATCTTCGGCAAATGGGGAGAGGCAAACTGGCATTTATGACAGGATATTGTCCACTTTACGAAATGGAATAGTTATTGGTGGAAAGAAATTCGAGTTTCTTGCCTATTCAAACAGTCAATTACGAGAAAATTCTGTTTGGATGTTTGCTTCAAGAACTGGCCTTACAGCAGCAAATATCAGAGAGTGGATGGGTGATTTTCACGAGATTAGGAATGTGGCAAAATATGCTGCCAGATTGGGTCAATCTTTCAGCTCCTCAAGAGAAACAGTGAGCATTAGTAGGCATGAAGTTGAAAATATTCCTGATGTAGAAGTTGAAAGGAAAGGAATCCCATACTGTTTCTCTGATGGTATAGGTAAGATATCTGCAAAATTGGCTAGAGAGGTGGCCGCAAAATGTGGCCTAGAAAATTCTGTTCCATCTGCATTTCAAATTCGATATGGTGGGTATAAAGGTGTTGTGGCTGTTGATCCAACTTCTTCAATGAAGTTGTCACTGAGAAAGAGCATGTGTAAGTACAAATCAGGAAACATCAAACTAGATGTCTTGGAATGGAGTAGGTATCAACCTTGTTTTCTTAATCGTCAAATAATCACTCTTTTGTCTACCCTCGGAGTTATGGATCGAGTTTTTGAGAAGAAACAAAAGGAGGCTATAGAACAACTAGATGCTTTGTTAACAGATCCGTTGAGCTCACAGGAAGCATTGGAATTAATATTCCCAGGAGAGAGGACAAAGGTTCTTAAGGAAATGCTTTTGTGTGGTTATCAGCCTCATACAGAACCATTTCTTTCAATGATGCTACAAACACTTCGTGCATCTAAGTTGCTAGAATTACAGCTCAAAAGTAGGATATTTATTCCAAATGGAAGATGTATGATGGGATGTCTAGATGAGACAAGGACATTGGAATATGGACAAATATTTGTTCAAATTTCTCGCTCCAGTAGGCAGCTCTCTAATGATTTCTCCCATATGTTTCGCACCAGCAGCTCAAACccaaacaatttaatttttgagggtGAGGTAGTTGTTGCTAAAAATCCATGTCTGCATCCGGGAGATGTGCGTGTTCTAAAGGCTATTGATGTGCCGGCTTTGCACCACCTGGCGGATTGTGTTGTTTTTCCGCAAAAGGGAAAAAG ACCTCATCCAAATGAATGTTCTGGGAGTGACTTGGATGGAGATCTGTACTTCGTTTGTTGGGACCCTGATCTTATTCCTCCCCGACAAATTCAACCAATGGAGTATATCGGAGTGAAAACTAAGCCACTTGATCATGATGTTACTATAGAG GAAGTTCAAGAGTATTTCGTCGACTACATACTTAATGACCGTCTAGGAATCATCGATAATGCCCACATTGTCTTTGCAGATAGTGAGCCCCGTGGGGCAATGAGTCGTAAATGTATTGAGCTTGCAAAACTGCACTCAATTGCGGTTGACTTCCCAAAAAGTGGTATTGTTGTGGAAATACCCTATTATCTGCGTGTTAAGGTATATCCAGATTTCATGGAAAAGCCTGATAAACGCACCTACAAATCCGAACGTGTGATAGGAAAGCTTTTTCGAGAGGTGAAAGACCTTGCATCGCTCAAGAGCCCTGTGACACCCTTCACCTCAGAAGTAGCAAAGCAGTGTTATGATCCTGACATGGAAGTAGACGGCTTCAAGGACTACATCAGTGATGCTATCTATTACAAAAGGGAGTATGATCACAAACTGGGGAGTTTGATGGATTACTATGCAATTGAAACTGAAGCTGAAATACTTAGTGGAAACATATTGacaatttcaaaatcttttgataaGAGGAGGGATCTGGAACAAATTAATTATGCCGTAATGGCACTAAGGAAGGAAGCTAGGAGCTGGTTCCACAAGGGAAGTGAGTCGAATTCTGAAACTGATATTGTCAACGCAAAAGCAAAAGCATCAGCTTGGTACCATGTGACATATCACTATAGCTATTGGGGTTGCTGCAATGAGGGAATGGATAGAGCTCATTTCCTCAGTTTTCCATGGTGTGTCTTTGACAAGCTTATCCAGATCAAGAAGGATAAATTACGTAACATCATAGCTTGA